From the genome of Fundidesulfovibrio putealis DSM 16056:
CACACCCCTGGCCTTTCAGTCCCTGGGCGCCCAGCACGTCTACACCACCATGTGGGACGGCGAGGACAGCGCCTTCGGCCACCTCGAACCCGCCCAGGAGGCCCGCTGCCTGGTGATTGCCCCGGCCACGGCCAACATCATGGCCAAGCTGGCCCACGGCCTGGCCGACGAGATCCTCTCCGCACAGGCCCTGGCTTTCCAAGGCCCGGTCATCCTGGCCCCGGCCATGAATCCCCGACTGTGGGACGCACCGGCCACCCAGGCCAACCTGGAGACCCTCCGTGCGCGAGGCGTGCGCGTTGTCGGTCCTGGCAGCGGGGCCATGGCCTGCGGCGAGACCGGCAAGGGCAGGCTCGCTCCCCTGGAAGCGATCGTCGCCCAGGTGCTGAAGTCTCTGACGCCCCAGGACATGGCCGGTACCCGCGTCATGGTGTCGCTTGGCCCCACGCGCGAATTTTTCGATCCGGCCCGTTATTGGTCCAACCCTTCCACCGGGCTCATGGGCGGCTGCCTGGCCATGGCCGCCTGGCTTCGCGGCGCGACGGTCACGGTGGTGCACGGTCCGGTGGACTTGTGGTTCCCCTGCGACGTGGCGCGCGTGCCGGTGCAGACCGCGCGCGAGATGTTCACGGCCTGTACCGGCCTGTGGCCTGAGCAGGACCTGGGCCTCATGACTGCGGCGGTCTCCGATTTCTCCCCGGTTCCCCACGGCAGCGAGAAGTTCAAGAAGAGCAGCCTGACAGACGGCCCCATCCAGATCGAGTTCCAGACCAATCCGGACATTCTGAAGACCCTGGGCCAGAATAAGGCCCGCAACCAGAAGCTCCTGGGATTTTGCGCCGAGACGGCCAATCTGGCGGACTACGCCGCCCAGAAGCTCGCGGCCAAGAACTGCGACCTGATGGTGGCCAATTCCATAGCCTCCCCAGGCAGCGGTTTCGCGTCGGCCACAAACCAGGTCTACGTGGTGGACGCTGTTGGCCGCTCTGAGCAGTGGCCCCAGCTCACCAAACCCGAGGTTGCCTGGAGGCTCCTGGAATGGATCACGCATCTTTTGCCCTGAAGCAGCATCTGCTGGTGCTGCATCAGGCAGGCATCCGGCATTTGCTGGCCGCCCCTGTTGCCCCTGTGTCCGCCGGATCTGCGGTTCTCCCGGATCCGGCAGGTTGCGGGGTTCAGGCCAGGACCGGGGATGCAGGAGCAGCCGCTCCTTCTGTCCTGGGCCAGCAGCCCTGGGCCGGATTTTTGAGCAAGATGCCCCAGGGCGCGCAGTCGGTGTGGACCTATGAGGGCCTCGGGCAGGATCTTACCGGCCAGCCATCAGCCGAGCGCAGGAAGACCTTGGGCCGGCTTCTGGCAGCTGTACGCCTGCCCAAGGGTTTTGTTGGCTTTTTCCCCTATTGCCTGCCCTCGGGAGGTTCGCTTGCGCAGCATCAGGATGTTTTCCTCGAGGCCGTGTCTCGCCTGAACCCTTCAAGCGTTGTTTTGTTCGACGAATCGCAAGATCATCCTCTGTCCCTGTCGTTCTCCGGTTCAGACTGTTCCACTGTCCTGCTTCGGGTTTCTTCCTTGGAGGTTTTCTCCGGGATGAGCGACGATGAACTGCAAGCAGAAGCGGATGCATTGCGCACTTTCATTTTCCCAGGTCCGTGACAACCTGTCTTGACAAGACGCGACTCAGATACGTACCAGCAATAAATTTTCACGAAACAACACCGAAAAGCTATCCCTGAAGATTTCACAAAGGCATTTTCATGAAATTCCTGGTCACAGGCGCAGCCGGATTCATCGGCTTCCATCTCTGCAAGCGTCTTCTCGAGATGGGACACACCGTTGTCGGTCTGGATAATCTCAACGATTATTATTCCGTGGCCCTCAAAAAGGACCGCCTGAAACTTCTTCAGCGCAATGACCAGTTCACCTTTTTCAAGATCGACCTCGCGGACCGCGAGGACATGGAATCCTTGTTCTCCAACAACCAGTTCACCCATGTGGTGAACATGGCGGCCCAGGCCGGTGTGCGCTACAGCCTGGAAAATCCCATGGCCTACGTGCAGTCCAACATCGTGGGCTTCACCAACCTCCTGGAGGGTTGCCGCCACGGCGGGGTGTCCCATCTGGTGTACGCCTCATCGAGCTCCGTGTACGGCCTGAACACGAACATGCCCTTTTCGGTCCACTCCAACGTGGACCACCCCATCAGCCTGTACGCGGCTTCCAAAAAGTCCAACGAACTCATGGCCCACGCCTACAGCCACCTTTACGGGCTGCCCTGCACCGGACTTCGCTTCTTCACCGTGTACGGGCCCTGGGGCAGGCCGGACATGGCGCTGTTCCTGTTCACCAAGGCCATCGTCGAAGACCGGCCCATACAGGTCTTCAACCACGGCAAGATGCGCCGGGACTTCACCTACATCGACGACATCGTCGAGGGCGTCGTGCGCTCGCTCATGCGCATCCCCGAGCCCAACCCCGACTGGAACGGCCAGTCGCCGGATCCCGGTTCCAGTCCGGCCCCGTACCGCATCTACAACATCGGGAACAACGACTGCGTCGAGCTTTCCGTGTATATCGAAGCCCTGGAAAAGGCCCTGGGCAAGACTGCCAAGAAGATCATGCTTCCCATGCAGCCCGGGGACGTTCCGGCCACGTACGCTGATGTCACGGATTTGATGCACGATGTGGGTTTCAAGCCGACCACCCCCATCCAATATGGCATTGAGCGCTTTATTTCCTGGTACAAGGAGTACTATCGGGTATAACGGCCTTGACAGGGTCTCCCGCCTTACATAGTAACGCCTTGAAATTGAACCTCAACAAAGTCACCTTAAGGGTATACGGAGATGGATTTCCGCGCCTTAAAAGCATCCATGGACGAGGCATTTCAGAGCATCCTGGAGATTCTTCAGGATGGACAGCTTCCCGAGGAACAACTTGTCAACAAGTTTTCCAGGCTCTGCACCCAACTACACGTCCAGGCAGGAGACGATTGGGCAGGCGAAGCCGAAGACTTCGCCCATCTGGCCAACCAGCTTCTTCAGGCAGTCAAGAAGGGGAAACGCGAGGACGCCATCCGTCTGGTCGATTCCCTTCAGGATGCCCAGGATTACTGCCACCGGACCTACAAATCCTAGATTGTTTCACGTGAAACACTCCGGGACGATTCAGAGGAAAGTCCTATGGGCCGTTGTATCGTAGTCGCAAACCAGAAAGGCGGGGTGGGAAAGACCACCACGGCCGTCAATCTGGCGGCGGCTCTGGCCGTGATGGAAAAAAAAACCCTGCTGATCGACTGCGATCCGCAGGGTAACGCGTCCAGCGGCCTGGGCATCTACCAGGAGCAGGTCACGGAGAACCTCTATTCCGTCCTGTACGAGCCGCAGAACGCCAGCAAGGCCATCTACGAAACCTCGCTCCCGTTTTTGCAGGTACTGCCCTCCACGTCCGACCTGGTGGCAGCCGACATCGAGCTGGTGGACAAGCAGGGACGCGAGAACTACCTGCGCGAAGTCGTCGGCACCCTGATTGATTCCTACGATTTCATCCTGCTGGATTGTCCTCCCTCCCTGGGCCTGGTCACGTTGAACGCCCTGTGCGCGGCAACAGAGCTGCTGGTTCCGCTCCAGTGCGAGTACTACGCCCTGGAAGGCATCGCCCAGCTGCTGAAGACCTACGATCTTGTGCGCAAGCGCTTCAATTCGCGCCTTTTGCTGCTTGGCGTGGTCCTGACCATGTACGACGGACGCAACAAGCTGAACAGGCACGTGAAGCGCGAGATCCGGCGCTGCTTCCCAAAACACCATTTCGAGACGCTCATCCCGCGCAACGTGCGGGTGTCCGAAGCGCCCAGCTACGGTCAGTCGGTCATCGGGTACGACGTGAAGTCCAAGGGGGCGGAAGCCTACCTGGGGCTGGCCAGGGAAGTGCTGTGCCGCATGCCGCTGTAGCGGCAGGGAAAAGAATGGAGAATGGGGCAGGAGCCATGCGGCTCCTGCCTTTTATTTTTCGAGGAAGGGGCGGCACTCCACGTCGACGTGCTTCTTGAAGTGCTTTTTGATGATGTGCGAGCGGCAGCCCAGGCATTCGAAGTTGACCAGGCCAGCCAGGGTGGCGGAGCAAAGGCGGAACTTGCGGGGTTCGTCCTTTTGCCAGTCGGGTGTTTGTGCGCCGCACTGTTCACAGTGGACGTCCATTGGCATGGGATAGGCCCAGTCCCAGTATTGGGCCAGCAGATCCCAGTCCTTCATGGGCTCGACCATCTCTTTCTTGGGCTGGGGGGAGAGCTCTTCCAGGGCCTTGTCGAAGGTGTCGGAGACAGCTGACTCAACCTTGGCCCAAAGCTGGGGGCTTATCCAGATGCCCAGGATGTTCTTGTCCTGGTCGTAGACCGGCTGAAAGTGGGTTTTCTCGGCGTTCAAGTATGTCCTCCGGGGAAAATAGGATGCTAAACCGCCTGTGGCGGTTGCCTTCGTAACACGCTTGAGGGTAAGGAGTTCAGGAGTGATGTCAAGCAGTCTGCCTGTGGGGCGGGAGGGAGCCAGGATGGCCGGAGCAAAAGGTTTGGGTCGCGGGTTGGATGTCTTGCTGAAAGGCATGGCCGTTGGCAAGGAACACCCGGAAGTTATCCTGGTCCGTCTTGAGGACGTCAAGCCGAACCCGAGGCAGCCGCGCCTGGAATTCGATCCGCAGGCGCTGAATGATCTGGCCAGCTCAATCAAGGAGCAGGGGGTCCTTCAGCCCATCATGATCCGCCCCGTGTCGGGCGCGAGCCACGGTTACGAGCTGGTGGCCGGAGAACGCCGCCTGCGCGCCAGCAAGTTGGCCGGGCTGGAAGAGATCCCGGCAATCGTGCGCGAGGTCACGGACGAACAGAGCCTGGCCCTGGCGCTCATCGAGAACCTCCAGCGCGAAAACCTGAACGCCCTGGAAGAGGCCAAAGGCTTCGACCAGCTGCTCAACTCGTTTTCCTTAAGCCAGGAGGCCCTGGCCCAGCGCGTGGGCAAGAGCCGCTCCGCCGTGGCCAACAGTCTGCGCCTGCTCCAGCTTCCCGGACCCATCCAGGAGAGCCTGTTCTCAGATGCCATCAGCGCGGGCCACGCCCGGGCGCTTCTGGCTGTGTCCGATGCTGCGGCCCAGGAAGAGCTGTGGAAGCGGATCACCGGACAGGGACTCTCAGTGCGCGACACCGAGGAACTGGCCAGTTACTGGAAGGAGCACGGCAGCCTGCCCGAAGGGCCGGTCTTGTCGCAGAACACTGCCGAACCCGCCCGCACCGGCGAATCGCGGCGCAAAAGGCCCCCCCAGCCTGAGGAAATGACCATCCTGGCCGCGCGCCTGCGCGACAGGTTCCGCGCCAACGTCAAGCTCGGCGGCGATCAGGGCAGGGGCAAGATAACGTTTTCATATTCCTCGCAGGAAGAGCTTAAAGCGCTTCTTGAAGAGTGGGGAGTGGGCGATGCCTAGCGTCCCGCCCTCGGCGCGGGACTTCGAGGGCGCTGTGGAGCGCCTGTCCGGAGTCGGCGTGCTGGTGGTCGGCGACGTGATGCTGGACCATTATCTCTCCGGGGACGCCGAGCGCATCTCCCCGGAAGCGCCCGTGCCGGTGGTGCACGTGCGCGAGGAGCGCCACCTGTTGGGCGGAGCGGGCAACGTGGCCCGAAACATTGCCGCCCTGGGAGGCAGTCCGCAGCTGGTCAGCGTGGTGGGGGCGGACGATCCGGGACGCATGCTCGGGGAGTTGCTGTCACGCGAGAACCTCACCGGGCACCTGCTGGTGGAAAAGAATCGCACCACCACAATCAAGACCCGCATCATCGCCCGAAACCAGCAGATGATCCGGGTGGACCGCGAGGAATCGCGCCAGCTCTCAGGGCACAGCCTGGAGGCGCTTGATTCGCTGCTGCGCCGCGTGGCCTATGGAATCCGGGTGATCGTGGTGTCAGACTATGGCAAGGGCGTGGTGTGCAAGGCGGTCATGGACACCGTGCGGGCCTTGCAGGCCGGTGGCGACGACGATCTGCCCCGCATTGTGCTGGTGGACCCCAAGGTGGTCAACGCGCCGTTGTACACAGGCGTTGACCTGGTGACGCCCAACGCCAAGGAAGCATGCGAGATTTCAGGCGTGGCCGCCTCGGGGCGCGAAGGCGTCATCAAGGCCGGCCTGGCCCTTTTCAAGAAGCTGCGCTGCCGTCAGGCCTGCATCACTCTGGGAGCCGAGGGCATGGCGGTGTTCGAGCGGCCAGGGGCCGTCCTGCACGTGCCAACCGTTGCCCGCAACGTGTTTGACGTCACAGGGGCCGGCGACACGGTCATCTCCGTGCTGGCGTTGGCTCTAGGCGCGGGATTCAGCCTACCTCAGGCCAGCATTCTGGCCAACCACGCCGCC
Proteins encoded in this window:
- the coaBC gene encoding bifunctional phosphopantothenoylcysteine decarboxylase/phosphopantothenate--cysteine ligase CoaBC, with translation MLPTHLLFPIHHGTRIQLGVTGSIAAYKALELLRMFGELELLTGVSITQAAARFVTPLAFQSLGAQHVYTTMWDGEDSAFGHLEPAQEARCLVIAPATANIMAKLAHGLADEILSAQALAFQGPVILAPAMNPRLWDAPATQANLETLRARGVRVVGPGSGAMACGETGKGRLAPLEAIVAQVLKSLTPQDMAGTRVMVSLGPTREFFDPARYWSNPSTGLMGGCLAMAAWLRGATVTVVHGPVDLWFPCDVARVPVQTAREMFTACTGLWPEQDLGLMTAAVSDFSPVPHGSEKFKKSSLTDGPIQIEFQTNPDILKTLGQNKARNQKLLGFCAETANLADYAAQKLAAKNCDLMVANSIASPGSGFASATNQVYVVDAVGRSEQWPQLTKPEVAWRLLEWITHLLP
- a CDS encoding NAD-dependent epimerase — its product is MKFLVTGAAGFIGFHLCKRLLEMGHTVVGLDNLNDYYSVALKKDRLKLLQRNDQFTFFKIDLADREDMESLFSNNQFTHVVNMAAQAGVRYSLENPMAYVQSNIVGFTNLLEGCRHGGVSHLVYASSSSVYGLNTNMPFSVHSNVDHPISLYAASKKSNELMAHAYSHLYGLPCTGLRFFTVYGPWGRPDMALFLFTKAIVEDRPIQVFNHGKMRRDFTYIDDIVEGVVRSLMRIPEPNPDWNGQSPDPGSSPAPYRIYNIGNNDCVELSVYIEALEKALGKTAKKIMLPMQPGDVPATYADVTDLMHDVGFKPTTPIQYGIERFISWYKEYYRV
- a CDS encoding GAK system XXXCH domain-containing protein, translating into MDFRALKASMDEAFQSILEILQDGQLPEEQLVNKFSRLCTQLHVQAGDDWAGEAEDFAHLANQLLQAVKKGKREDAIRLVDSLQDAQDYCHRTYKS
- a CDS encoding ParA family protein; translated protein: MGRCIVVANQKGGVGKTTTAVNLAAALAVMEKKTLLIDCDPQGNASSGLGIYQEQVTENLYSVLYEPQNASKAIYETSLPFLQVLPSTSDLVAADIELVDKQGRENYLREVVGTLIDSYDFILLDCPPSLGLVTLNALCAATELLVPLQCEYYALEGIAQLLKTYDLVRKRFNSRLLLLGVVLTMYDGRNKLNRHVKREIRRCFPKHHFETLIPRNVRVSEAPSYGQSVIGYDVKSKGAEAYLGLAREVLCRMPL
- a CDS encoding ParB/RepB/Spo0J family partition protein; amino-acid sequence: MSSSLPVGREGARMAGAKGLGRGLDVLLKGMAVGKEHPEVILVRLEDVKPNPRQPRLEFDPQALNDLASSIKEQGVLQPIMIRPVSGASHGYELVAGERRLRASKLAGLEEIPAIVREVTDEQSLALALIENLQRENLNALEEAKGFDQLLNSFSLSQEALAQRVGKSRSAVANSLRLLQLPGPIQESLFSDAISAGHARALLAVSDAAAQEELWKRITGQGLSVRDTEELASYWKEHGSLPEGPVLSQNTAEPARTGESRRKRPPQPEEMTILAARLRDRFRANVKLGGDQGRGKITFSYSSQEELKALLEEWGVGDA
- a CDS encoding bifunctional heptose 7-phosphate kinase/heptose 1-phosphate adenyltransferase is translated as MPSVPPSARDFEGAVERLSGVGVLVVGDVMLDHYLSGDAERISPEAPVPVVHVREERHLLGGAGNVARNIAALGGSPQLVSVVGADDPGRMLGELLSRENLTGHLLVEKNRTTTIKTRIIARNQQMIRVDREESRQLSGHSLEALDSLLRRVAYGIRVIVVSDYGKGVVCKAVMDTVRALQAGGDDDLPRIVLVDPKVVNAPLYTGVDLVTPNAKEACEISGVAASGREGVIKAGLALFKKLRCRQACITLGAEGMAVFERPGAVLHVPTVARNVFDVTGAGDTVISVLALALGAGFSLPQASILANHAAGIVVGQVGTAVATPESLARALLKDPVPNIETWLDIE